One Mercurialis annua linkage group LG3, ddMerAnnu1.2, whole genome shotgun sequence DNA window includes the following coding sequences:
- the LOC126675272 gene encoding protein FAF-like, chloroplastic — MSSSLISLKPEAMGIVSILGSDSEKPKPLRRTLSADMSSNNYGVSGLKRIASSGEFPKELDVWSSILSQKAQEEDNQTLYVHPLIKRSSSCLSEKSLEICTESLGSETGSDGLISPQDDIEEEEKSMSKYEMVVGKYNKKPSSAKLFPPPLSTLDGASLHMKPRRDNGRLVLEAVSVTAQNNFHAQRHQGRLVLTFVDQEEDAEEEDENFAVEEPPKLAGGLITVHRLAVMMNKPVVLSNMKLLSSSMPPTPTPFNAYEYYWKPKPVATAKDKNKTSSTEKQELIPLPKGCYHPKRSLLFWETYCIATS; from the coding sequence ATGTCTTCCTCTCTGATCTCTCTCAAACCAGAGGCTATGGGGATAGTCTCCATTCTTGGCTCCGACTCTGAAAAACCTAAGCCTCTCAGACGAACACTCTCAGCTGATATGTCGTCTAACAACTATGGCGTTTCTGGGCTCAAGAGAATCGCCTCGTCTGGAGAGTTTCCTAAGGAGTTAGATGTATGGAGCTCAATCTTATCGCAAAAAGCGCAAGAGGAGGATAACCAGACACTTTATGTCCACCCTCTTATTAAAAGATCGTCAAGTTGTTTGAGCGAAAAGAGCCTTGAAATTTGCACTGAAAGTCTAGGCTCCGAGACCGGCTCCGATGGGTTGATCTCACCGCAGGATGacatagaagaagaagaaaaaagtatGTCCAAGTATGAAATGGTTGTAGGGAAGTATAATAAGAAACCATCTTCAGCAAAATTATTCCCTCCACCGCTATCAACTCTTGACGGGGCTTCCCTCCATATGAAGCCTCGTCGTGATAATGGCAGGTTGGTTCTTGAAGCGGTCTCTGTTACGGCGCAAAACAATTTCCACGCTCAACGCCACCAGGGTCGCCTTGTCCTCACTTTCGTCGACCAAGAAGAAGATGCAGAGGAAGAGGATGAGAACTTTGCGGTGGAGGAACCACCAAAGTTGGCGGGTGGACTGATAACTGTGCACAGGCTAGCAGTGATGATGAATAAGCCGGTGGTGTTAAGTAACATGAAGTTACTAAGTTCCTCCATGCCTCCTACTCCGACACCTTTCAATGCTTATGAGTATTACTGGAAGCCCAAACCGGTGGCCACAGCCAAAGACAAGAATAAGACATCATCCACTGAAAAGCAAGAATTAATTCCTTTGCCAAAAGGGTGCTACCACCCGAAGAGGTCTCTTTTGTTTTGGGAGACCTATTGCATTGCCACCTCCTAA